The following coding sequences lie in one uncultured Mailhella sp. genomic window:
- a CDS encoding integrase arm-type DNA-binding domain-containing protein, which translates to MSGINKLTDTKIKKTQPSDKIIQLGDGDRLWLVVYPSGKKVWRVKWKSDHRQDQFTIGHYPGISLKQARMERDRITGLLDQGIDPNVQKKAEKTFAMEQMEKDARTFRVVALEWHKKRTKVQTESTRRLKMQRLEKHVFPVIGDKPMASLTMADLVAMLQQIESTGHAEMARRVGQIVGQICRYARLLGDIPYDISTGMTEALEAKPPVKHRATITEPERVARLLLDIDEYSGNIVTRYALRIMPYVFVRSQELRLARWSEINFEKHLWVIPKEHMKMKKQHVVPLASQVERLFRELHTWTGSHELIFPSTHSKTRAITDVCLLNALRRMGYGRDEMCIHGFRAMASTLLNEQGYRPDVIEAQLAHTDKNQVRAAYNHAQYLPERIRMMQKWADYLDSLKKTCRIRSSAEDFASAGTALTKKSDLVLDNSDEGPLPEMAV; encoded by the coding sequence ATGAGTGGAATCAACAAGTTGACAGACACAAAAATCAAAAAAACACAGCCTTCCGACAAGATTATTCAGCTTGGAGACGGCGACAGGCTCTGGCTTGTCGTTTACCCCTCCGGAAAAAAGGTCTGGCGGGTCAAATGGAAAAGCGATCACAGGCAGGATCAATTCACCATTGGCCATTATCCGGGTATTTCACTGAAGCAGGCCAGAATGGAACGGGACAGGATTACCGGACTGCTGGATCAGGGAATTGATCCCAACGTTCAGAAGAAGGCCGAAAAAACGTTTGCCATGGAGCAGATGGAAAAGGATGCCAGAACCTTTCGTGTAGTCGCTCTGGAATGGCATAAGAAAAGAACCAAGGTGCAGACGGAAAGCACACGCCGCCTGAAAATGCAGCGGCTTGAAAAGCACGTCTTCCCCGTCATCGGCGATAAGCCTATGGCTTCACTGACCATGGCTGATCTTGTTGCCATGCTGCAGCAGATAGAAAGTACGGGCCATGCAGAAATGGCACGACGTGTCGGACAGATCGTAGGACAGATATGTCGTTACGCCAGATTACTCGGTGATATTCCCTATGACATCTCTACCGGCATGACAGAGGCTCTTGAGGCAAAACCGCCGGTAAAGCATCGAGCAACCATCACTGAGCCTGAACGAGTGGCCCGGCTTCTTCTCGATATTGATGAGTATAGCGGAAATATCGTCACACGCTATGCTCTGCGCATCATGCCCTATGTCTTTGTCCGCTCGCAGGAGCTTCGCCTTGCCAGGTGGTCGGAAATCAATTTCGAGAAGCATCTCTGGGTAATCCCTAAAGAGCACATGAAAATGAAAAAGCAGCACGTCGTTCCGCTGGCCTCTCAGGTGGAACGGCTCTTTCGTGAGCTCCATACATGGACAGGAAGTCATGAGCTGATCTTTCCTTCGACCCATTCCAAGACACGGGCGATTACGGACGTGTGTCTTCTGAATGCACTGCGTCGCATGGGATACGGACGAGATGAAATGTGCATCCACGGATTCAGAGCCATGGCTTCCACGCTTCTTAATGAACAGGGATATCGTCCGGACGTCATCGAAGCCCAGCTTGCCCATACGGATAAGAACCAGGTTCGAGCTGCATACAATCACGCCCAGTACCTCCCTGAGCGGATACGGATGATGCAGAAGTGGGCAGACTATCTGGACAGCCTGAAGAAGACCTGCCGAATTCGTTCTTCAGCAGAAGACTTCGCCTCTGCAGGCACAGCGTTAACGAAAAAAAGCGATCTGGTGCTGGACAATTCCGACGAAGGTCCGTTGCCGGAAATGGCGGTATGA
- the qrcD gene encoding menaquinone reductase integral membrane subunit QrcD, whose translation MDYSKPVDAELFPEGCERCSLTKFTGWMSILGVIFLWGLYAAVRVLGFGLGETGMDDYFGFGLWITFDLAVIALGAGAFFTGALRYILNIDELKNIVNLAAVIGFLCYTGAMMILVLDIGQPIRCWFGYWYPNVHSMLTEVIFCITCYCIVLILEFVPLVLENRQLMKRPFIHALAHNFHVYMPIFAGIGAFLSTFHQGSLGGMYGVLFGRPYLFREGFFIWPWTFFLFVLSAVASGPMFTVLVCTLMEKMSGRKLVSWDVKQLMGKVGGTMLIVYTVFKCLDSWYWATDMLAGEGLTFDQMFHGWIYGKWLFWLEHAFIIIPMIVLLIKPLRTKPWIFYLMLFLTCTSITINRYVLTVQGLAQPVMPFDSWYTYAPNWAEWASCFLVFAYAAMVLSLAYRYTPIFPQEPELNKK comes from the coding sequence ATGGATTACAGCAAACCCGTTGATGCGGAGCTCTTCCCGGAAGGGTGCGAGCGCTGCTCTCTCACTAAGTTCACGGGATGGATGTCCATTCTGGGCGTCATCTTCCTCTGGGGTCTGTACGCCGCCGTGCGCGTCCTCGGCTTCGGCCTCGGCGAAACCGGCATGGACGACTACTTCGGCTTCGGTCTCTGGATCACCTTCGACCTCGCCGTCATCGCCCTCGGCGCAGGCGCCTTCTTTACCGGCGCTCTTCGCTACATTCTCAACATCGACGAGCTCAAGAACATCGTGAACCTCGCCGCCGTCATAGGCTTCCTGTGCTACACCGGCGCCATGATGATCCTCGTGCTCGACATCGGTCAGCCCATCCGCTGCTGGTTCGGCTACTGGTACCCCAACGTTCACTCCATGCTCACCGAAGTTATCTTCTGCATCACCTGCTACTGCATCGTGCTCATCCTTGAGTTCGTGCCCCTGGTGCTGGAGAATCGCCAGCTCATGAAGCGTCCCTTCATCCACGCGCTGGCCCACAACTTCCACGTGTACATGCCCATCTTCGCGGGTATCGGCGCGTTCCTGTCCACGTTCCACCAGGGCTCCCTCGGCGGCATGTACGGCGTGCTCTTCGGCCGCCCCTACCTGTTCCGCGAAGGCTTCTTCATCTGGCCCTGGACCTTCTTCCTGTTCGTGCTCTCCGCCGTGGCCTCCGGCCCCATGTTCACCGTGCTCGTCTGCACCCTCATGGAAAAGATGTCCGGCCGCAAGCTCGTCAGCTGGGACGTGAAGCAGCTCATGGGCAAGGTCGGCGGCACCATGCTCATCGTGTACACCGTGTTCAAGTGCCTCGACAGCTGGTACTGGGCTACCGACATGCTCGCCGGCGAAGGCCTCACCTTCGACCAGATGTTCCACGGCTGGATCTACGGCAAGTGGCTCTTCTGGCTCGAACACGCCTTCATCATCATTCCCATGATCGTGCTGCTCATCAAGCCCCTGCGCACCAAGCCGTGGATCTTCTACCTGATGCTCTTCCTTACCTGCACGAGCATCACCATCAACCGCTACGTGCTCACCGTGCAGGGCCTGGCCCAGCCCGTCATGCCCTTCGACAGCTGGTACACCTACGCCCCCAACTGGGCCGAATGGGCTAGCTGCTTCCTCGTGTTCGCCTACGCGGCCATGGTCCTCTCCCTGGCCTATCGCTACACGCCCATCTTCCCCCAGGAACCTGAACTCAATAAAAAATAA
- a CDS encoding DUF927 domain-containing protein, protein MSTAIEPFGSYITNLEGEIIFEKYLLRCLLSPTARFSIIGITENSTSHKWGLLVSFKDYSSHEKKLEIPLSCIHAKNSSFFRNILCDGGYSCRKGFPPDVLFERIQQDLTWYPFVTRITKVGWQRAPEVYILPKRIYGTFDQSKYHFECSCSGYRNHGNLQEWGQLAETAVGNTRFVFALCAAFAAVLLTPLGIEGGGFNFVGESSSGKTTALKIASSVWGNDIISWNSTINALENIASEHNDNLLVLDELGEMDSGSFHQTVYMLANGFGKNRSSGNGKLQEKNSWRCLFLSSGEVSLMDKLSEKKASCHDGQRVRFLDIPVRADMIMHLHGRSSAAQLVSDMVSLADQYTGTAGPQFLEWLTENLPSRISCLKRQLKQKEDMLCGSEEKTVIRRAARRFALVWIAGEAAWNAEILPFEMDIEAAVRSCYDDWLKDYENSSNQEQQQFLYKFRACIERNRSKFIHVSMSGDNVSKLIGYYNPKSKGTEYLFSKATFHTMFPQKKAVEWLKQAGWLKTRKDRDDNERVVCGKKGYYYVVVLPKD, encoded by the coding sequence GTGAGTACTGCCATCGAACCTTTTGGGTCCTATATTACGAACTTAGAGGGTGAAATCATTTTTGAAAAATATCTGCTAAGGTGTTTGCTTTCCCCCACTGCTCGATTTAGCATCATAGGAATTACGGAAAATTCAACCAGCCACAAATGGGGACTACTCGTATCCTTCAAGGATTATAGCTCCCATGAAAAGAAACTGGAAATCCCTCTTTCCTGCATCCATGCCAAGAACAGTTCTTTCTTCCGGAATATTCTCTGTGACGGCGGGTATTCTTGTCGGAAAGGATTTCCTCCGGATGTCTTGTTTGAGCGTATTCAGCAGGATTTGACTTGGTATCCTTTTGTCACACGTATCACCAAAGTAGGCTGGCAAAGAGCCCCAGAGGTGTACATCCTTCCTAAACGTATCTACGGCACCTTTGACCAGAGCAAATATCACTTTGAATGCAGCTGCAGTGGTTACCGCAATCATGGAAACCTTCAAGAGTGGGGCCAGCTTGCCGAAACTGCTGTTGGAAATACCCGTTTCGTTTTTGCGCTGTGCGCAGCTTTTGCTGCAGTTCTCCTGACTCCTTTGGGAATTGAAGGGGGAGGATTTAATTTTGTGGGTGAATCATCCTCCGGGAAGACTACGGCTCTCAAAATTGCCTCGTCAGTATGGGGAAATGATATAATATCTTGGAATTCAACGATAAACGCTCTTGAAAACATTGCTTCGGAGCATAACGACAATCTTCTGGTCCTTGACGAGCTGGGAGAAATGGATTCAGGGTCCTTTCATCAGACGGTGTACATGCTGGCCAATGGCTTTGGCAAAAACAGAAGCAGCGGAAACGGTAAACTGCAGGAAAAAAATTCCTGGCGTTGTTTGTTTCTTTCGAGCGGAGAAGTCAGCCTCATGGATAAGCTCTCAGAAAAAAAAGCGTCCTGCCATGACGGGCAACGTGTTCGCTTCCTGGACATTCCTGTACGTGCCGACATGATTATGCATCTCCATGGGAGAAGCAGTGCCGCTCAGCTTGTTTCGGATATGGTCTCCCTTGCTGATCAATACACCGGTACGGCTGGACCTCAGTTTTTAGAGTGGCTGACGGAAAATTTGCCAAGTCGGATTAGCTGCTTGAAAAGACAACTGAAACAAAAAGAGGACATGCTTTGCGGCTCTGAAGAAAAAACTGTGATCAGGCGAGCAGCTCGTCGTTTTGCCCTCGTATGGATTGCTGGCGAGGCTGCCTGGAACGCAGAAATTTTACCTTTCGAAATGGACATAGAAGCCGCAGTTCGCAGTTGCTACGATGACTGGCTGAAGGACTACGAGAATTCATCGAATCAAGAACAACAACAATTTCTCTACAAGTTTCGGGCCTGTATTGAACGGAACCGGTCAAAGTTCATCCATGTCAGTATGTCTGGCGATAACGTTTCCAAACTGATCGGATACTATAATCCCAAATCGAAAGGAACGGAGTATCTCTTCTCCAAGGCAACCTTTCACACCATGTTTCCTCAGAAAAAGGCGGTGGAATGGCTGAAACAGGCCGGATGGCTGAAGACCCGCAAGGATCGTGATGACAACGAACGTGTGGTCTGCGGCAAGA
- a CDS encoding heavy metal-binding domain-containing protein, whose protein sequence is MQQALDCRICGRKFSKRGGIRHLCKETIADFARFDIDAEDMCMSCAMDKVKELSLVREERLGDLKAELKEYQEKVLQEIQVFTTPHPETWSCGIKGVVSGYAVIGVGAFTGLANVLTDFFGGESEDYLNKIRQAERRAINVAKMQAIEMGANVISGIRLEVKSGSTGLLLVSCVGTALEHGSVNMPDFAKMRELSVEYHKLKAERLPIVAGTSESYSELAPAKDEKFHIPPYL, encoded by the coding sequence ATGCAGCAGGCCTTGGATTGTCGTATTTGTGGCAGAAAATTCAGCAAGCGCGGAGGCATCCGGCATCTGTGCAAGGAAACCATCGCAGACTTTGCACGGTTCGATATCGACGCCGAGGACATGTGCATGTCCTGCGCCATGGACAAGGTAAAGGAACTCTCCCTCGTGCGCGAGGAACGGCTCGGCGATCTCAAGGCGGAACTCAAGGAATATCAGGAAAAGGTGCTTCAGGAAATTCAGGTGTTCACCACGCCGCATCCCGAGACCTGGTCCTGCGGCATCAAGGGCGTGGTGTCGGGCTACGCGGTCATCGGCGTGGGCGCCTTCACGGGCCTGGCCAACGTGCTCACCGACTTTTTCGGCGGCGAATCCGAAGACTACCTTAATAAGATACGTCAGGCCGAACGCCGCGCCATCAACGTGGCCAAAATGCAGGCCATCGAAATGGGCGCCAACGTGATTTCCGGCATCCGCCTCGAAGTGAAGAGCGGCTCCACCGGTCTGCTGCTCGTCTCCTGCGTGGGCACGGCCCTCGAACACGGCTCCGTCAACATGCCCGACTTCGCCAAAATGCGCGAACTCTCCGTCGAATACCATAAGCTCAAGGCCGAACGCCTTCCCATCGTGGCCGGCACGTCCGAAAGCTACTCCGAACTCGCCCCCGCCAAGGACGAAAAGTTCCATATCCCCCCCTATCTCTAG
- the qrcC gene encoding menaquinone reductase iron-sulfur cluster-binding subunit QrcC: protein MSSEVKQFKIRWGMVIDIDKCTGCGACMVACQAENNVAPAVDGSNKLRSLNWLTVFRLTNHKPFPDHEVAYLPRPCMQCGKPSCVSVCPVIATDKREEGGIVSQIPPRCIGCRYCMASCPYHARYFNWYDPKWPGDLAQALTPDVSTRMRGVVEKCSFCHHRFMKAQEAAVAKGQDPMNLPDGAYVTACTEACPNGAITFGDLNNPAHKVHELIKSPYAFRLLERLGTDPQVYYISKREWVRREGDNYLEHEKTGEATKQG, encoded by the coding sequence ATGTCTTCTGAAGTCAAACAGTTCAAAATAAGATGGGGCATGGTCATCGACATCGACAAGTGTACGGGCTGCGGCGCGTGCATGGTGGCCTGCCAGGCGGAAAACAACGTCGCTCCCGCCGTGGACGGCAGCAACAAGCTCCGTTCGCTCAACTGGCTCACCGTGTTCCGTCTCACCAATCACAAGCCCTTCCCCGATCATGAAGTGGCCTACCTGCCCCGCCCCTGCATGCAGTGCGGCAAACCTTCCTGCGTGTCGGTGTGCCCCGTCATCGCCACCGACAAGCGCGAAGAAGGCGGCATCGTCAGCCAGATTCCGCCCCGCTGCATCGGCTGCCGGTACTGCATGGCCTCGTGTCCCTACCATGCCCGCTACTTCAACTGGTACGACCCGAAGTGGCCCGGCGATCTGGCTCAGGCCCTCACCCCCGACGTCTCCACCCGCATGCGCGGCGTCGTGGAAAAGTGCTCCTTCTGCCATCACCGCTTCATGAAGGCTCAGGAAGCCGCCGTCGCCAAGGGTCAGGATCCCATGAACCTGCCCGACGGCGCGTATGTCACCGCCTGCACCGAAGCCTGCCCCAACGGGGCCATCACCTTCGGCGACCTCAACAATCCCGCCCACAAGGTGCATGAGCTCATCAAGAGCCCCTACGCCTTCCGTCTGCTGGAACGCCTCGGCACCGATCCCCAGGTGTACTACATCAGCAAACGCGAATGGGTGCGCCGCGAAGGCGACAACTATCTCGAACACGAAAAGACCGGCGAAGCCACAAAGCAGGGGTAG
- the qrcA gene encoding menaquinone reductase multiheme cytochrome c subunit QrcA: MEERNNTTTPATAAKKCSCGWGAFVVGLVVALILGWWVLPNLMKETKKQPIAFSHVEHVQKQGMTCEQCHFVRADGSFSGTPTTAQCAECHFTVLGSNPEEARFVRDYVQTGREIKSEWLIYQKQPDNVFFSHALHFGALAELKGPKETAAFCSRCHLNVAETDVPPVYRENRLSGYSENTMLMWGCERCHAEHMAMGNTNASNACFTCHK, encoded by the coding sequence ATGGAGGAGAGGAACAACACAACCACACCGGCGACTGCGGCAAAAAAATGCAGCTGTGGCTGGGGCGCGTTTGTCGTGGGGCTGGTAGTGGCCCTTATTCTGGGATGGTGGGTTCTGCCCAACCTTATGAAGGAAACCAAAAAGCAGCCCATCGCCTTCAGCCACGTCGAACACGTACAGAAGCAGGGCATGACCTGTGAGCAGTGCCACTTCGTGCGCGCCGACGGATCGTTCAGCGGAACGCCCACCACCGCTCAGTGCGCGGAATGCCATTTCACGGTTCTGGGCTCCAACCCTGAAGAAGCGCGCTTCGTCCGCGACTACGTTCAGACGGGCCGCGAGATCAAGTCGGAATGGCTGATTTATCAGAAGCAGCCCGACAACGTGTTCTTCAGTCACGCTCTGCACTTCGGCGCGCTTGCCGAACTCAAGGGCCCCAAGGAAACGGCCGCGTTCTGCTCCAGATGCCACCTCAACGTGGCCGAAACGGACGTGCCGCCCGTCTATCGGGAAAACAGGCTTTCGGGATACTCCGAAAACACCATGCTGATGTGGGGGTGCGAACGTTGCCATGCCGAACATATGGCGATGGGCAACACCAACGCCAGCAATGCCTGCTTCACCTGCCACAAGTAA
- the qrcB gene encoding menaquinone reductase molybdopterin-binding-like subunit QrcB, which yields MDRRGFLKFAAGGTVGLVASPIIWNTLYDAVYWTQNWGWIPRLKKGESEYLPTVSKLCPSGTGFLVRTVAGVPVRTIGDKNNPVTHGAMTALAAAEAELRVSPARLKTPLRRSADGAYVAITWEQAEAILKEKMQEAGSSVAAVSGDPTSSINEVLSSILNQRGSSDFYFMPDEELPAAAAWEAMGGQGRLGYDMEGSDCILAVGAPVLESWGVVAANRSLFNRTHPVAGTPTQKLIYAGAVQNNTAAGADLWLPMKPGTDMALLLGIAHLVIKAGKTGFAAGLGNFASFAAAYTPEKVSGITGVPVARLEAAAKAVVEAERPLVIAGSALGSGGGAGPVMAAVAINMLLGSVNRKGGLLDLPFPVSVTAHATDYRETLRKRFVDYTQAVAADKVKAPALLLVYAANPLYALPADSGIGATIKKAGFSVAVASFMSETCEACDLVLPAALGMEAFDDVQTPYGSGRVTYALARPVAKPFADARSAGELFIALAQELKLDLGVKDMPELLYKHAYALGAPFRAMINEGVVHTAGVTLPASPLFYNWEAIQAAASARGAEGDLQVAPVTVLAMGTPQTAIPPFATKVVTDYQLKGKYSVAQMNGATAAKLKVKAGDLVKLVAGNNVEITVVAAIFEGILPDTVSLVAGLGHTAFDQFSKGKGSNVLALTSVCREPGTGLPVWGLAGVKAARA from the coding sequence ATGGATAGACGAGGATTTCTTAAATTTGCCGCCGGCGGGACCGTGGGCCTCGTGGCGTCTCCCATCATCTGGAACACTCTTTACGACGCCGTGTACTGGACCCAGAACTGGGGCTGGATTCCGCGCCTCAAGAAGGGCGAAAGCGAATACCTGCCCACAGTGAGCAAACTGTGCCCGTCCGGCACCGGATTCCTTGTGCGCACCGTGGCCGGCGTGCCCGTGCGCACCATCGGCGACAAGAACAACCCCGTGACCCACGGGGCCATGACCGCGCTCGCCGCCGCCGAAGCCGAACTTCGCGTGAGCCCCGCGCGTCTTAAAACTCCGCTGCGCCGCTCCGCCGACGGCGCCTATGTGGCCATCACCTGGGAACAGGCCGAAGCCATCCTTAAAGAAAAAATGCAGGAAGCCGGCTCTTCCGTGGCCGCCGTGTCCGGCGATCCCACGTCGAGCATCAACGAAGTGCTTTCCTCCATTCTGAATCAGCGCGGCTCTTCCGACTTCTACTTCATGCCCGACGAGGAACTTCCCGCCGCCGCCGCATGGGAAGCCATGGGCGGTCAGGGCCGCCTGGGCTACGACATGGAAGGCAGCGACTGCATCCTCGCCGTGGGCGCTCCCGTGCTCGAAAGCTGGGGCGTCGTGGCCGCCAACCGCAGCCTGTTCAACCGCACGCATCCCGTGGCGGGCACGCCCACCCAGAAGCTCATCTACGCCGGCGCCGTGCAGAACAACACCGCCGCAGGCGCCGATCTCTGGCTGCCCATGAAGCCCGGCACCGACATGGCCCTGCTGCTCGGCATCGCCCACCTCGTCATCAAGGCGGGCAAAACCGGCTTCGCCGCCGGTCTCGGCAACTTCGCCTCCTTCGCCGCGGCCTACACCCCTGAAAAGGTTTCCGGCATCACCGGCGTGCCCGTCGCGCGCCTCGAAGCCGCGGCCAAGGCCGTGGTCGAAGCGGAACGTCCGCTCGTCATCGCCGGTTCCGCGCTCGGCAGCGGCGGCGGCGCAGGCCCCGTCATGGCGGCCGTGGCCATCAACATGCTGCTCGGCAGCGTGAACAGAAAGGGCGGTCTGCTCGATCTGCCCTTCCCCGTGTCCGTCACCGCCCACGCCACCGACTACCGCGAAACCCTGCGCAAGCGCTTCGTGGACTACACCCAGGCCGTGGCCGCAGACAAGGTCAAGGCTCCCGCGCTCCTGCTCGTGTACGCCGCCAATCCGCTCTACGCCCTGCCCGCCGATTCCGGCATCGGGGCGACCATCAAGAAGGCCGGATTCTCCGTGGCCGTGGCCAGCTTCATGAGCGAAACCTGCGAAGCGTGCGATCTCGTGCTTCCCGCCGCCCTCGGCATGGAAGCCTTCGACGACGTGCAGACCCCCTACGGTTCCGGCCGCGTGACCTACGCGCTCGCCCGTCCGGTGGCCAAGCCCTTCGCCGATGCCCGCAGCGCCGGCGAACTGTTCATCGCCCTCGCCCAGGAACTCAAGCTCGACCTCGGCGTCAAGGACATGCCCGAACTGCTGTACAAGCATGCCTACGCCCTCGGCGCGCCCTTCCGCGCCATGATCAACGAAGGCGTCGTTCACACCGCAGGCGTCACCCTGCCCGCCTCCCCGCTGTTCTACAACTGGGAAGCCATTCAGGCCGCCGCTTCCGCCCGCGGCGCGGAAGGCGATCTGCAGGTTGCGCCCGTCACCGTGCTCGCCATGGGCACGCCGCAGACGGCCATTCCGCCCTTCGCCACCAAGGTCGTCACCGACTATCAGCTCAAGGGCAAGTACAGCGTGGCGCAGATGAACGGCGCCACCGCCGCTAAACTCAAGGTAAAGGCCGGAGACCTCGTCAAGCTGGTTGCCGGCAACAATGTGGAAATCACCGTGGTTGCCGCCATTTTTGAAGGCATCCTGCCCGATACCGTTTCTCTGGTTGCCGGTCTTGGCCATACCGCCTTCGACCAGTTCAGCAAGGGCAAGGGCTCGAATGTCCTGGCGCTGACCAGCGTTTGCAGAGAACCCGGCACCGGCCTGCCGGTCTGGGGCCTTGCCGGCGTGAAGGCCGCAAGAGCATAG
- a CDS encoding helix-turn-helix domain-containing protein, which yields MTTSRSSQFVRASDLAAILGVSKSTIWRWRAEGKLPDPFRLSSRVTVWELKEVLAFVEQKRDLSL from the coding sequence ATGACAACTTCAAGATCATCTCAATTCGTTCGGGCATCGGATCTCGCCGCCATTCTGGGTGTCAGCAAGTCAACCATCTGGCGTTGGCGGGCTGAAGGCAAGTTGCCCGATCCTTTCCGCCTTTCAAGTCGTGTAACAGTCTGGGAGCTGAAGGAAGTTCTCGCCTTCGTTGAACAGAAGCGAGATCTCTCTCTTTAG